Proteins encoded within one genomic window of Haematospirillum jordaniae:
- a CDS encoding N-acetylmuramoyl-L-alanine amidase, giving the protein MDTPKTPSRNTLVAFAPARDGLEYPCLSRRAILAGAAGLAGVVLFSSHGAEAVGARNVRLGNHGTFTRVVIDVTGDVPFSAFSLTNPARIIIDLPEIDWQFEQPAVPGKPGLLVKAMRYGLFQPGNSRIVLDLAEPAAVKNMFVLPPGEQTSWRLVVDLAPVDAAMFQRSAGPGNRTGTFRPKHGPQDTEPATTQVDNTLPRQPMTPEKRKAVPSPAKPVIVLDPGHGGIDPGATGVSGIFEKNLTLSTARELKAALDKTGRYTVHLTRDRDIFLQLRERVAIARTHRADLFISIHADAGAKPSIRGLSVYTLSDNASDAEAAALATSENKADIIAGIDLSHESKEVTNILIDLAQRETMNLSSRLAEIVIAELRRDITLLPRSHRFAGFAVLKAPDIPSFLMEMGYLTNRDEERLLRTRGYRKKLASAMVRAIDRYFSATQKASLP; this is encoded by the coding sequence ATGGACACGCCCAAGACTCCTTCCAGAAATACACTTGTCGCTTTTGCCCCCGCCCGGGATGGACTGGAATATCCCTGCCTGTCACGGCGGGCTATCCTGGCTGGTGCAGCCGGGCTGGCCGGGGTCGTCCTGTTCTCCAGCCACGGAGCCGAAGCGGTTGGCGCACGGAATGTACGCCTAGGCAACCATGGGACATTTACCCGTGTTGTGATCGATGTGACCGGCGACGTTCCGTTCAGTGCCTTTTCCCTGACGAACCCAGCCCGTATCATCATTGACCTTCCGGAAATTGACTGGCAGTTCGAACAGCCCGCTGTCCCGGGAAAGCCGGGCCTTCTGGTCAAGGCCATGCGTTATGGCCTGTTCCAGCCCGGCAACTCCCGTATTGTCCTAGATTTGGCAGAACCTGCTGCCGTGAAGAATATGTTCGTCCTCCCCCCGGGGGAACAAACCAGTTGGCGTCTGGTGGTGGATCTGGCACCCGTTGACGCAGCTATGTTCCAGCGCTCTGCCGGACCGGGAAACCGGACCGGCACATTTCGCCCCAAGCATGGCCCTCAGGATACGGAGCCAGCGACGACACAGGTTGACAACACCCTGCCCCGCCAGCCGATGACGCCGGAGAAACGCAAGGCCGTACCGTCTCCAGCCAAGCCTGTGATTGTCCTCGACCCGGGCCATGGAGGTATTGATCCCGGCGCCACCGGGGTATCCGGTATTTTCGAGAAAAACCTGACCCTGTCCACAGCGCGGGAACTCAAAGCCGCACTGGATAAAACGGGCCGGTACACGGTACACCTGACCCGGGACCGGGATATCTTCCTGCAACTGAGAGAGCGCGTGGCCATTGCCCGCACGCACCGGGCCGACCTGTTTATTTCAATCCATGCCGATGCCGGGGCCAAGCCGTCGATACGGGGCCTTTCCGTCTATACCCTGTCGGACAATGCCTCTGACGCCGAGGCTGCTGCCCTTGCCACATCAGAAAACAAGGCGGACATTATTGCTGGAATCGACCTGAGCCACGAGAGCAAGGAAGTCACCAACATCCTGATTGACCTAGCCCAGAGGGAGACCATGAATCTGTCGTCCCGGCTGGCTGAAATTGTGATTGCCGAACTGCGGCGCGATATCACACTGCTGCCGCGGTCACACCGCTTTGCCGGGTTTGCTGTCCTGAAGGCACCCGATATTCCGTCATTTCTGATGGAAATGGGCTATCTGACAAACCGTGATGAAGAACGCCTGCTGCGAACCCGGGGCTATCGCAAGAAACTGGCATCAGCCATGGTCCGCGCCATAGACCGTTATTTCTCGGCCACCCAGAAAGCCTCTCTGCCATGA
- a CDS encoding Rne/Rng family ribonuclease has translation MAKRMLIDTTHPEETRVVVLNGTRLEQFDVETSTKKQIKGNIYLAKVIRVEPSLQAAFVEYGGGRHGFLAFSEIHPDYYQIPVADRQALLAEEAARAAEEAERENVAAEQEDLEGVVEEGGDVPAYRSRRPSLLQSYKIQEVIKRRQIMLVQVVKEERGNKGAALTTYLSLAGRYCVLMPNTARGGGVSRKITNAADRKRLKEIMSDLDVPSQMAVILRTAGQERSRAEIKRDYEYLIRTWVQIRDVTMQSCAPALVHEEGNLIKRAIRDIYSTDIDEVMVEGEDGYRVAKDFMKILTPSHARRVQPYRDPSMPLFHRFQVDSQLDAMHNPTVQLKSGGYIVINQTEALVAIDVNSGRATRERHIEETALKTNLEAAEEVARQLRLRDLAGLVVIDFIDMEEPRNNAAVERRLKEALRLDRARIQVGRISMFGLLELSRQRLRPSLMETSFQPCPRCAGTGMVRSVESAAVHILRAIEEEGVRRRASEVVVHVATPVALYVLNNKRAALTEIEQRYALTAFLKGDDSLIPPECRIERLKPAVPLPAAGVRSVPISVQPDLDEDEDEEEGALPVSGDEVLVDVPVAAVGEAVSVVVSQGGELGEGEGGDSRKRRKRRRRRRRDGSVMPVEQAGSDVAVSGDMGADDAVVAVDGDNSSDEAQGIAVTADAPDDEGGDAKRRRRSRRGGRRRRRPTEQDVDVIGSVMAGHGDHLEVVPPVNGSAVQADVPTDGIAGDAVARPPLRRVRRVRRNEDPGQSDPIVDNLSLMAAVNAVAGTGDAVAVLDRVDDVPATVVADVVEHSGAEEAVPAKKPVRKRTSRSRAAAAVEADPVVAEAADPKPKKRRASRKAETSVADANGASVKETSVKTDDRQAPPSTEPAQQQLAMADAVESDAAAAPRRGWWKR, from the coding sequence ATGGCCAAGCGCATGTTGATCGATACGACCCACCCGGAAGAAACACGGGTTGTGGTTTTGAATGGGACACGGCTCGAACAGTTTGATGTCGAGACCTCAACAAAGAAACAAATAAAAGGGAACATATACTTAGCAAAAGTTATTCGTGTAGAGCCATCCCTCCAGGCTGCTTTTGTTGAATATGGCGGCGGGCGTCATGGTTTCTTGGCTTTCAGTGAAATCCATCCGGACTATTACCAAATTCCGGTTGCTGACCGTCAGGCTCTGTTGGCTGAAGAGGCTGCCCGTGCAGCGGAAGAAGCCGAACGCGAAAACGTTGCCGCAGAGCAGGAAGATCTTGAGGGAGTTGTCGAGGAAGGCGGCGATGTTCCGGCCTATCGTTCCCGGCGTCCATCCCTGTTGCAGTCCTATAAAATTCAGGAAGTCATCAAGCGTCGCCAGATTATGCTGGTGCAGGTGGTCAAGGAAGAGCGTGGCAACAAGGGTGCCGCGCTGACAACCTACCTGTCTTTGGCCGGGCGCTACTGTGTGCTGATGCCCAATACGGCCCGTGGGGGCGGTGTTTCCCGCAAGATTACAAACGCGGCTGACCGCAAGCGGTTGAAGGAAATCATGAGCGATCTGGATGTTCCGTCCCAGATGGCAGTGATTTTGCGTACAGCCGGGCAGGAACGGTCCCGTGCCGAAATCAAGCGTGACTACGAATATCTTATTCGTACTTGGGTCCAGATAAGGGATGTCACCATGCAGTCCTGTGCCCCGGCTTTGGTGCATGAGGAAGGTAATCTGATCAAGCGCGCCATTCGTGATATCTATTCTACCGATATAGATGAAGTGATGGTGGAAGGTGAGGACGGATACCGCGTTGCCAAGGACTTCATGAAAATCCTGACCCCCAGTCATGCGCGCCGTGTTCAGCCTTACCGCGATCCGTCCATGCCGCTGTTCCACCGTTTCCAAGTGGATAGTCAGCTGGATGCCATGCACAACCCGACGGTACAGTTGAAGTCTGGCGGGTATATTGTCATCAACCAGACAGAGGCCTTGGTTGCCATTGATGTCAATTCCGGGCGTGCCACTAGGGAACGTCACATCGAGGAAACGGCTCTGAAGACGAACCTAGAAGCGGCCGAGGAAGTGGCCCGTCAGTTGCGTCTGCGGGATCTGGCCGGTCTGGTGGTCATTGACTTTATCGATATGGAAGAGCCCCGCAATAATGCGGCGGTTGAGCGGCGTCTGAAAGAAGCCCTGCGGCTGGACCGTGCCCGTATTCAGGTGGGCCGGATCAGTATGTTTGGTCTTCTGGAGCTTTCACGCCAGCGTCTGCGTCCTTCTCTTATGGAAACAAGTTTCCAGCCCTGTCCCCGTTGTGCCGGGACGGGCATGGTGCGTTCTGTTGAAAGTGCGGCCGTTCATATTCTGCGGGCGATTGAGGAAGAGGGCGTGCGCCGGCGTGCTTCCGAGGTTGTGGTGCATGTTGCAACGCCGGTTGCCTTGTATGTGTTGAACAACAAGCGCGCGGCCCTGACCGAGATTGAACAGCGTTACGCCCTGACGGCCTTTCTGAAGGGTGATGACAGTTTGATTCCGCCAGAGTGTCGGATCGAGCGACTGAAACCTGCCGTACCGCTTCCTGCTGCTGGTGTTCGTTCTGTACCGATTTCTGTTCAGCCCGATCTAGATGAGGACGAGGACGAGGAAGAGGGCGCTTTGCCCGTTTCCGGTGACGAGGTGCTTGTTGATGTTCCGGTCGCCGCTGTGGGGGAGGCTGTCTCCGTCGTTGTTTCCCAAGGTGGGGAATTGGGCGAGGGAGAAGGAGGGGATTCTCGCAAGCGGCGCAAGCGGCGCCGGCGTCGGCGTCGTGATGGATCTGTGATGCCTGTGGAGCAGGCAGGCAGTGATGTTGCCGTGTCCGGAGATATGGGTGCTGATGATGCGGTTGTCGCGGTTGATGGCGATAACTCTTCTGATGAGGCTCAGGGTATCGCCGTTACAGCTGATGCGCCTGATGATGAGGGGGGTGATGCCAAGCGTCGTCGCCGTTCCCGGCGTGGTGGCCGCCGTCGGCGTCGGCCCACGGAACAGGATGTTGATGTGATAGGCTCAGTCATGGCGGGCCATGGTGATCATCTGGAGGTGGTGCCGCCCGTGAACGGCAGTGCTGTCCAGGCAGACGTGCCAACAGATGGCATTGCCGGTGATGCTGTTGCACGGCCTCCTCTGCGTCGTGTAAGGCGGGTTCGTCGGAACGAAGATCCCGGTCAATCTGATCCTATTGTTGATAACCTGTCTCTGATGGCGGCCGTAAACGCTGTGGCCGGGACTGGGGATGCTGTGGCCGTTCTGGATCGGGTTGATGATGTGCCTGCTACTGTTGTGGCGGATGTGGTTGAGCATTCCGGGGCAGAAGAGGCGGTGCCCGCGAAGAAGCCTGTTCGCAAGCGGACATCCCGTTCCCGTGCAGCGGCCGCTGTTGAAGCGGATCCGGTTGTTGCGGAAGCTGCTGATCCGAAACCCAAGAAGCGCCGTGCTTCCCGCAAGGCTGAGACCTCTGTGGCCGATGCGAATGGAGCGTCTGTCAAGGAGACCAGCGTGAAAACCGATGATCGTCAGGCACCTCCTTCAACGGAGCCTGCCCAGCAGCAGCTTGCCATGGCGGATGCTGTGGAATCCGATGCCGCCGCTGCTCCCCGTCGGGGCTGGTGGAAGCGGTAA
- a CDS encoding ferredoxin family 2Fe-2S iron-sulfur cluster binding protein encodes MPKMTFLSPDGTRLEVEAPEGLSVLEIAHRNDVDLEGACEGSLACSTCHVIIAPDWFDRLEPPAEDEEDMLDLAFGLTKTSRLGCQIIMKPELDGLTVHLPAGSRGAAGS; translated from the coding sequence ATGCCGAAGATGACCTTCCTCAGCCCTGATGGAACCCGACTCGAGGTCGAAGCCCCGGAAGGCCTGTCTGTACTGGAAATTGCCCATCGCAACGACGTTGACCTAGAAGGCGCGTGCGAAGGGTCTCTGGCATGCTCCACCTGCCATGTCATCATCGCCCCGGATTGGTTCGACCGCCTGGAGCCACCGGCAGAGGATGAGGAGGACATGCTGGACCTCGCCTTTGGGCTGACAAAGACCAGCCGGCTCGGGTGCCAGATTATCATGAAGCCGGAACTGGATGGCCTGACCGTGCACCTGCCGGCAGGAAGCCGCGGGGCAGCGGGGAGCTGA
- the mnmA gene encoding tRNA 2-thiouridine(34) synthase MnmA, whose translation MQMMSHASIDLDIPGNPADTRVVVAMSGGVDSAVAAAILKDAGYQVIGMTMQLYDAGITVGRTKTCCAGQDIYDARRTADHLGIPHYVVDYEATFMKDVMSAFADSYIAGETPVPCVLCNQTVKFRDLVQAARDLDAAALVTGHYVRRVLTPQGPELWRGADHGRDQSYFLFATTNEQLSYLRFPLGALDKDQTRAIARRHGLAVSEKPDSQDICFVPDGNYARVVQELRPESTMPGDIVHIDGTVLGQHEGIIHFTVGQRRGLDIGGTAERLYVIRVEPTSRRVIVGPRSALGRDRFALRHINWMPDKGILPTEGAAVSIKVRNSFHPVSATIYGRPDGWAEVVLDNPADGVSPGQACVFYIGERMAGGGWIARNAPWEQDS comes from the coding sequence ATGCAGATGATGTCCCACGCATCGATTGATCTGGATATTCCCGGCAACCCGGCTGATACACGGGTTGTTGTTGCCATGTCTGGCGGCGTTGACAGCGCGGTGGCCGCAGCCATCCTGAAGGATGCCGGGTACCAGGTCATCGGGATGACCATGCAGCTTTACGATGCCGGTATAACGGTCGGGCGCACCAAAACCTGTTGCGCCGGTCAGGATATCTATGATGCGCGGCGGACGGCAGACCATCTGGGCATTCCCCACTACGTGGTAGATTACGAAGCGACGTTCATGAAAGACGTCATGTCTGCCTTTGCCGATTCCTATATTGCCGGCGAAACGCCTGTTCCCTGTGTGTTGTGCAACCAGACAGTCAAATTCCGGGATCTGGTTCAGGCCGCGCGGGATCTGGATGCCGCAGCCTTGGTGACCGGGCACTATGTCCGCCGGGTACTAACCCCGCAAGGGCCAGAGCTGTGGCGCGGCGCCGACCACGGGCGGGATCAGAGCTATTTCCTGTTTGCCACAACCAACGAACAGCTGTCGTATCTGCGCTTTCCCCTAGGTGCCCTGGATAAAGATCAAACCCGCGCCATTGCCCGCAGGCACGGACTGGCTGTTTCCGAGAAGCCGGACAGTCAGGATATCTGCTTCGTCCCTGATGGCAACTACGCCCGCGTGGTGCAGGAACTGCGACCGGAATCCACCATGCCCGGTGACATTGTTCACATAGATGGCACCGTGCTGGGACAGCATGAAGGCATTATTCACTTCACGGTCGGTCAACGCCGTGGACTGGATATCGGCGGAACGGCAGAGCGGTTGTATGTTATACGCGTGGAACCAACGTCCAGACGCGTCATCGTCGGTCCACGTTCAGCACTGGGCAGGGATCGCTTTGCTCTGCGACATATCAACTGGATGCCCGACAAGGGAATCCTGCCTACCGAAGGAGCTGCCGTCAGCATCAAGGTGCGCAACAGCTTCCATCCCGTTTCTGCTACAATATACGGGCGCCCGGATGGATGGGCAGAGGTCGTTCTGGATAACCCCGCCGATGGAGTATCCCCCGGTCAGGCCTGCGTTTTCTATATAGGGGAACGTATGGCCGGTGGCGGCTGGATTGCACGAAACGCACCGTGGGAGCAGGATAGCTGA
- a CDS encoding penicillin-binding protein 1A, with protein MSRVLVVVFSLLLLSIIAGIAVVGSVMWHFGRDLPDYRQLADYQPPITTRLYAGDGRLITEYAVEKRVFVPVSAVPRRVIDAFLSAEDKNFYQHYGLDLTGLARAVIVNARNFGSDKRPVGASTITQQVAKNFLLTNEVSIERKIKEAILALRIEQAFSKDHILELYLNEIYLGYGSYGVAAAALNYFNKTLDQLTVAEAAYLAAVPKAPNNYHPVRKHAAALERRNWVIMRMLEDGNVSPEEATAALADPLETKDRDETEYVRGADFFAEEVRRQIVARYGENSLYKGGLAVRTTLDPIYQHLAEKALHNGLIAYDRRHGWRGVLAELADPGAWKQVLGTFRPPLGTPEHWGLAAVLKVERERVVVGFADGSTGTVSFQSMKWTRAQSPGAIVKVGDIILVGETNRAHEYSLEQIPKVEGALVAMDPHTGRVLAMVGGFSSERSEFNRATQALRQPGSALKPFIYLAALESGFSPSTLIMDAPFVYDQGPGLPLWKPKNYSGQYYGPTTLRVGLEKSRNLMTIRLAQATGMDKVARTAEVFGIDRKFPRNLASSLGAGETTVLRLTTAYAMLANGGKRITPTLIDRIQDRSGTTVYRHDTRPCPDCRDVFWTGQPMPEIPDYREQIADPRSVYQIVHILEGAVQYGTARRLAPLGVPMAGKTGTTNDSNDTWFIGFTPDLVVGAFVGFDEPKSLGQRETGASTALPIFHDFMKDALKGKPVRPFAVPRGIQLVRVDHRSGRLAMPGDSDVIQEAFKVGNSPGFTTGGVVDGSAAMAESVESQDDAVITDEDALLGPADVYREPADSAKRPPPRQDGQPRAGGLY; from the coding sequence ATGTCCAGGGTTCTGGTCGTTGTTTTCAGTTTGTTGCTTTTATCCATTATCGCCGGGATCGCTGTTGTTGGCAGCGTTATGTGGCACTTTGGACGTGATCTGCCAGACTATCGGCAGCTGGCTGACTACCAGCCACCGATCACAACACGCCTTTATGCCGGCGACGGGCGGCTGATCACTGAATATGCTGTTGAAAAACGGGTTTTTGTCCCTGTCTCTGCCGTGCCCCGCCGGGTTATTGATGCCTTCCTGTCCGCTGAAGATAAGAACTTTTACCAGCACTACGGCTTGGATCTGACAGGCCTAGCCCGCGCGGTTATCGTCAATGCCCGCAATTTTGGTTCCGACAAACGCCCGGTTGGCGCCTCTACAATCACCCAACAGGTCGCCAAGAACTTTCTGCTGACCAACGAAGTATCCATAGAGCGCAAGATTAAGGAAGCCATTCTGGCCCTGCGTATCGAGCAGGCCTTCTCCAAGGATCATATTCTGGAGCTGTACCTGAACGAAATTTACCTTGGCTATGGTTCCTATGGCGTAGCAGCCGCCGCCCTGAATTACTTCAACAAAACGCTGGATCAGCTCACCGTTGCCGAAGCCGCTTATCTGGCTGCTGTCCCCAAGGCCCCGAACAACTACCACCCGGTACGCAAACACGCCGCTGCCCTGGAGCGACGCAACTGGGTCATCATGAGAATGCTGGAAGACGGCAACGTCAGTCCGGAAGAAGCCACCGCAGCCTTGGCAGACCCCTTGGAAACCAAGGACCGCGATGAGACAGAGTATGTCCGGGGTGCCGATTTCTTTGCAGAAGAAGTCCGCCGGCAGATTGTCGCCCGCTATGGCGAGAATTCCCTTTACAAGGGGGGCCTCGCCGTCCGGACAACACTGGACCCCATCTACCAGCACCTTGCTGAAAAAGCCCTGCACAATGGCCTTATTGCCTATGACCGCCGCCATGGCTGGCGGGGTGTTCTGGCAGAGTTGGCCGATCCGGGTGCCTGGAAACAGGTTCTGGGCACATTCCGCCCCCCCCTTGGCACACCGGAACATTGGGGACTGGCCGCCGTCCTGAAAGTTGAACGGGAACGGGTTGTCGTTGGCTTTGCAGATGGCAGCACCGGGACCGTTTCCTTTCAGTCCATGAAATGGACACGGGCACAAAGCCCGGGCGCTATCGTCAAGGTTGGCGATATCATCTTGGTTGGGGAAACCAACCGGGCGCATGAATACAGCCTAGAACAAATCCCCAAGGTAGAGGGGGCCCTTGTGGCCATGGATCCCCACACCGGGCGCGTTCTGGCCATGGTGGGTGGATTTTCGTCCGAACGGTCGGAGTTCAACCGCGCCACACAAGCCCTGCGCCAACCGGGATCGGCGTTAAAGCCATTTATCTATCTAGCTGCCCTTGAGTCGGGATTCAGTCCGTCAACCCTGATCATGGACGCCCCCTTTGTGTACGACCAGGGCCCGGGCCTACCGCTCTGGAAGCCTAAAAACTACTCTGGCCAATACTATGGCCCGACAACACTGAGGGTCGGGCTGGAGAAATCCAGAAACCTGATGACCATCCGCTTGGCCCAGGCCACCGGCATGGACAAAGTTGCACGCACCGCTGAAGTCTTCGGCATCGACCGGAAGTTCCCGCGCAATCTGGCTTCATCCCTAGGCGCCGGGGAAACCACGGTTCTCCGCCTGACAACCGCGTATGCCATGCTGGCCAACGGCGGAAAACGGATCACACCAACCCTGATCGACCGAATCCAGGATCGCAGCGGCACAACAGTATACCGGCATGACACACGCCCATGCCCGGATTGCCGCGACGTGTTCTGGACAGGACAGCCGATGCCGGAAATTCCAGATTACCGGGAACAGATTGCAGATCCACGCAGTGTGTACCAGATCGTGCATATTCTGGAAGGTGCGGTCCAATATGGTACGGCACGCCGCCTCGCACCACTCGGGGTTCCCATGGCAGGCAAGACCGGAACCACAAATGATAGCAACGACACCTGGTTCATCGGATTTACCCCGGATCTGGTTGTTGGCGCCTTTGTCGGGTTTGATGAACCCAAGTCACTGGGGCAGCGGGAAACCGGTGCCAGTACGGCACTGCCAATCTTCCACGACTTCATGAAAGATGCCCTGAAAGGCAAGCCAGTACGCCCCTTCGCGGTCCCACGTGGAATCCAGCTGGTCCGGGTGGATCACCGCAGCGGCCGTCTAGCCATGCCTGGTGATAGCGATGTCATCCAGGAAGCATTCAAGGTCGGCAATAGTCCGGGATTTACCACCGGAGGTGTTGTTGACGGATCGGCAGCCATGGCAGAAAGCGTTGAAAGCCAGGACGATGCCGTCATTACCGACGAAGACGCCCTTCTTGGTCCTGCCGATGTGTACCGCGAACCGGCCGACAGTGCAAAACGCCCACCGCCCCGACAGGATGGCCAACCCCGGGCCGGCGGGCTGTACTGA